Proteins from a genomic interval of Sphingobacterium lactis:
- a CDS encoding STM3941 family protein, producing the protein MNHHEQIEIPLSKRKMILTLLGACVFVVLGGLFVLNPQKFTSIIMRNPIVILISGIASILFFGIVGISIFRKLLDKKPGLIINHEGVNDNSSGVSAGFIPWSDIREIKVSHVFNQKFLLFIVNNPEDYLDKIKNPLKRSAMKMNYKSYGSPISISSTVLQTNFDDLSKVLVEKLKTYKQ; encoded by the coding sequence ATGAACCATCATGAACAGATAGAAATTCCTTTGAGTAAAAGGAAAATGATATTAACCCTCTTGGGGGCATGTGTTTTTGTTGTTCTTGGGGGATTATTCGTTTTAAACCCTCAAAAGTTCACTAGTATAATAATGAGAAATCCTATTGTTATTCTAATTTCAGGAATAGCTTCTATATTATTTTTCGGAATTGTAGGAATATCAATCTTTAGAAAATTATTAGACAAAAAACCAGGTTTAATAATCAATCATGAAGGAGTAAATGATAATTCAAGTGGCGTTTCAGCAGGATTTATTCCGTGGTCAGACATTCGAGAAATCAAAGTTTCACATGTGTTTAATCAAAAATTTTTATTGTTTATTGTAAACAATCCTGAAGATTATTTGGATAAAATTAAAAACCCCCTAAAACGTAGCGCTATGAAAATGAATTATAAAAGTTATGGTTCCCCAATTAGCATATCTTCAACCGTATTACAGACAAACTTTGACGATCTATCAAAGGTATTAGTTGAAAAATTGAAAACCTATAAACAATAA
- the rplS gene encoding 50S ribosomal protein L19 — protein MDLVKFVEEQAVVKNENPAFKAGDTISVHYKIREGNKERVQVYQGVVIQLNSEGTNATFTVRKISNGIGVERIFPVNSPNIQKIEVNSVGKVRRAKLFYLRGLTGKAARIKAKR, from the coding sequence ATGGATTTAGTAAAATTTGTAGAAGAACAAGCGGTTGTAAAGAATGAAAATCCCGCTTTCAAAGCCGGAGATACCATCAGCGTTCATTATAAAATTCGCGAAGGAAATAAAGAGCGTGTTCAGGTGTACCAAGGTGTGGTTATTCAGTTAAACAGCGAAGGTACAAACGCAACTTTCACCGTTCGTAAAATTTCTAACGGAATTGGTGTAGAGCGTATTTTCCCTGTAAACTCTCCTAACATTCAAAAAATTGAAGTAAACAGCGTAGGTAAAGTACGTCGTGCTAAATTGTTCTATTTGCGCGGTCTTACTGGTAAAGCTGCTCGTATCAAGGCAAAAAGATAA
- a CDS encoding potassium channel beta subunit family protein — protein MEYRRMGKSGLQLSALSFGSWVTFARQTDDQINERLMAQAYEAGVNFFDNAEVYSAGKSEEMMGRVLKKMNWDRTSYVLSSKAFFGWRGEANKPNQHGLSRKHLMEACHEALTRLQVDYLDLYYCHRPDKNVPIEEVVRTMNTLIQQGKILYWGTSEWSAAEIVEAHMVAKEAGLEGPAVEQPEYNLFNRRKVEVDYAPIFRNIGMGTTIWSPLASGLLTGKYNDGIPEGSRLSLEGYEWLRDKAMAKERLAGVKALGEYAEELGVSLATLSIAWCISNPNVTTAILGATKESQLAENLKALDVLPLLTPEVKVRIDEIMGTQPVDSQH, from the coding sequence ATGGAATACAGAAGAATGGGGAAGAGCGGCCTGCAGTTGAGCGCGCTGTCCTTTGGGTCCTGGGTGACGTTCGCCAGACAGACCGACGACCAGATCAACGAAAGGTTAATGGCGCAGGCCTATGAAGCAGGGGTGAATTTCTTTGATAATGCAGAGGTGTATTCTGCGGGTAAGTCTGAGGAGATGATGGGTAGGGTGTTGAAGAAGATGAACTGGGATCGCACTTCCTATGTCCTTTCCAGCAAGGCATTTTTCGGTTGGCGCGGCGAGGCGAACAAACCCAACCAGCACGGTTTGAGCCGGAAGCATTTGATGGAAGCCTGCCATGAGGCGCTAACGCGATTGCAGGTGGATTATCTCGACCTGTATTATTGTCACCGTCCGGACAAGAACGTGCCGATCGAAGAAGTGGTGAGGACCATGAATACACTGATCCAACAGGGGAAGATCCTGTACTGGGGAACCAGCGAATGGTCCGCTGCGGAAATTGTGGAGGCGCACATGGTGGCCAAAGAAGCTGGATTGGAAGGCCCCGCTGTGGAGCAACCCGAATATAACCTGTTCAATAGGCGGAAGGTGGAGGTCGATTATGCGCCGATCTTTCGGAACATCGGTATGGGTACCACCATCTGGAGTCCACTGGCTTCGGGACTGCTGACCGGAAAATATAACGATGGAATTCCTGAAGGCTCCCGTCTATCCTTGGAAGGCTACGAATGGTTGCGCGACAAGGCAATGGCGAAAGAGCGATTGGCAGGTGTTAAGGCCTTGGGGGAATATGCAGAAGAGCTCGGTGTTTCACTGGCAACCCTGAGCATTGCATGGTGCATCAGCAACCCAAATGTAACAACAGCCATCTTGGGAGCAACAAAGGAAAGTCAACTTGCGGAAAACCTCAAAGCGCTGGATGTGCTTCCATTGCTTACACCAGAGGTGAAGGTAAGGATCGATGAGATCATGGGCACACAGCCTGTAGATTCCCAACACTAA
- a CDS encoding CTP synthase yields the protein MTKYIFVTGGVTSSLGKGIIAASLAKLLQARGLKVTIQKFDPYINIDPGTLNPYEHGECYVTEDGAETDLDLGHYERFLNVPTSQANNVTTGRIYSHVIEQERAGAYLGKTVQVVPHITDEIKRRMLLLGQSGEYDIVITELGGTVGDIESLPFIEAVRQLRWELGNNDSLVIHLTLVPYLAAAGELKTKPTQHSVKTLLEYGVQPDILVCRTEHKLNNDIRKKLALFCNVNINAVVESIDAPTIYDVPLNMLKEQLDKTVLAKLKLSTKNDPDLENWKSFLGKLKNPTGEVNIGLVGKYVELPDAYKSIAEAFIHAGATNETRVKVKYIAAESVNQENVGEKLKGLDGVLVAPGFGERGLEGKLETIRFVRENKVPFFGICLGMQCSVIEFGRNVLGLKGANSFEMDEKTPHPVINLMEEQKNIKNMGGTMRLGAYDCEIKKGTKAFGIYGKSKISERHRHRYEFNNEYLKDYEKAGMIASGINPTTGLVEIVELKDHPFFVAGQFHPELKSTVVNPHPLFVSFVAAALANKKSQ from the coding sequence ATGACTAAATACATCTTTGTTACGGGCGGCGTAACTTCGTCGTTAGGGAAAGGAATTATTGCAGCCTCCCTTGCTAAGCTTCTCCAAGCACGTGGTTTAAAAGTAACCATTCAAAAATTTGACCCGTACATCAATATCGATCCAGGAACGTTGAACCCTTATGAGCATGGCGAATGTTATGTTACAGAGGATGGTGCTGAAACGGATTTAGACTTAGGTCACTACGAGCGTTTCTTGAATGTTCCGACCTCGCAGGCGAACAATGTTACCACGGGCCGTATCTACAGTCATGTCATTGAGCAGGAACGTGCCGGTGCCTACCTGGGCAAAACCGTGCAGGTTGTTCCGCACATCACCGATGAAATCAAGCGCCGCATGTTGCTATTGGGGCAATCTGGCGAGTACGACATCGTCATCACCGAGCTGGGTGGTACGGTTGGCGACATCGAGTCCCTACCGTTTATCGAAGCCGTGCGTCAATTACGCTGGGAGTTGGGCAATAACGACTCTTTGGTCATCCACTTGACCCTGGTTCCCTACCTTGCTGCTGCTGGTGAACTGAAAACAAAACCTACACAACACTCCGTAAAGACTTTATTGGAATATGGTGTTCAACCCGATATCCTGGTCTGCCGTACGGAACATAAGCTGAATAACGATATCCGCAAGAAATTGGCGCTGTTCTGTAATGTGAACATCAATGCAGTTGTGGAATCGATCGATGCGCCTACCATCTATGATGTACCATTGAACATGTTGAAAGAGCAGTTGGATAAAACCGTATTGGCAAAACTGAAGCTGTCCACGAAGAACGATCCGGATCTGGAGAACTGGAAATCGTTCCTTGGCAAGCTTAAAAATCCAACAGGCGAAGTGAACATTGGGCTTGTGGGAAAATATGTGGAGCTTCCTGACGCCTATAAATCCATCGCTGAAGCATTTATCCACGCTGGTGCAACCAACGAAACGCGTGTAAAGGTGAAATATATTGCTGCGGAAAGTGTAAACCAAGAAAATGTTGGCGAGAAGCTGAAAGGCTTGGACGGCGTTCTTGTAGCACCGGGCTTTGGCGAGCGCGGATTGGAAGGCAAACTGGAAACCATTCGCTTCGTTCGTGAAAACAAGGTCCCTTTCTTCGGTATCTGTCTGGGTATGCAATGCTCGGTGATCGAATTCGGAAGAAATGTATTGGGTCTTAAGGGCGCGAACAGCTTTGAAATGGACGAGAAGACACCGCATCCGGTTATCAACCTGATGGAAGAGCAGAAGAACATCAAAAATATGGGCGGAACGATGCGTCTGGGTGCTTATGATTGTGAGATCAAGAAAGGTACCAAGGCATTCGGCATCTACGGAAAGTCCAAAATTTCCGAAAGACACCGTCACCGTTACGAGTTCAACAACGAGTACCTAAAAGATTACGAAAAGGCCGGTATGATTGCCTCAGGCATCAATCCAACAACGGGATTGGTTGAAATCGTGGAACTGAAGGACCACCCTTTCTTTGTGGCGGGACAATTTCATCCAGAATTAAAGTCAACAGTAGTAAATCCTCACCCACTTTTTGTTAGCTTTGTAGCCGCCGCTTTGGCGAACAAGAAATCACAGTAG